The sequence TGATGCTGGAAGTGATTGAAGCCCGCTACTCGCCCACCGAGTGGAACATCTATGGTGCACAGGCGTCCGACGGCGATAACTGGGACAACGATTCGCCGCTCTGCAAGTCCTTGCTGTCAGACAAGATCATGCCGCTGGTGCAGTACTTCGCCTATATCGAGATCACCGACGGCCCAGAGCAGAATCTGTGGCATGAATATGTCCATGTGAAGGAGTTCCATCGCTACTTTGCCATGCAGAAGATCCGCACCCCGGCGGACATCTACCCGGTGTTCCGCGAATTGTTCAAGAAACAGTCTCCCACCGCAGCAGCCTGACGGAGCATCGCCATGTCACGCCAGCCCCTGCCCGCCCCGTCCGAATGGACGTTTGAGCTGATCGAGCGCTACCACGAGGAAATTGCCCGCGTAGCCGCCGGATATAAACTGGACACCTATCCGAACCAGCTGGAAATCATCACCTCTGAGCAGATGATGGATGCCTACGCTTCTGTGGGCATGCCGGTGCTGTACCACCACTGGTCCTATGGCAAACACTTCCTGTCGACCGAGAAATCTTATCGTCGTGGCCAGATGGGGCTGGCGTACGAGATCGTCATCAACTCCAACCCCTGCATCTCCTACCTGATGGAGGAGAACACCATGCCGATGCAGGCACTGGTGATCGCCCATGCGGCTTATGGGCACAACTCCTTCTTCAAGGGTAATTACCTGTTCCGCACCTGGACCGATGCCTCTTCCATCATTGACTATCTGGTGTACGCACGGAATTACATTGCTGATTGCGAGCAGCGCCATGGTATCGACACCGTGGAAGACTTGCTGGACTCCTGCCATGCCCTGATGAACTACGGCGTCGATCGCTACAAACGGCCACAGCGACTGTCGCTCGCACAGGAGGCCGCACGCCGGCGTGACCGCGAGGATTACCTGCAATCGCAGGTGAATGAGCTGTGGCGTACCATGCCGCGCCAGGCCGTACATGAGCAAGACACCGAGCCACGTCGCTTTCCGGATGAACCACAGGAGAACCTGCTCTACTTCATCGAAAAGCATGCCCCGCTGCTGGAGCCCTGGCAGCGTGAGGTGGTGCGCATTGTGCGCAAGGTGGCGCAGTATTTTTACCCGCAGCGACAAACACAGGTGATGAACGAGGGCTGGGCCACCTTCTGGCATTACACCATCCTCAACACCCTGTTTGATGAGGGTCTGGTGACCGATGCTTTCATCATGGAATTCCTGCAATCCCACACCAATGTGGTGTACCAGCCCCCGGTGAGCAGCCGCTGGTACAGCGGGATCAACCCCTATGCACTGGGCTTCGCCATGTACCGCGATCTGCGGCGCATCTGCGAGAACCCGGATGACGAAGACCGTGAGTGGTTCCCCGATTTGGCAGGTAGCCCATGGCTGGAAACGCTGGACTTTGCCATGCGCAACTTCAAGGATGAGAGCTTTATCTCGCAATACTTGTCGCCACGTCTGATGCGGGAGCTACGGCTGTTCTGCGTGCTGGATGATGATAGTCGCGACAAACTGGAGGTCAGCGCCATCCATGATGACCAAGGGTACCGCCATATCCGGCAAACGCTATCCGAGCACTACAATCTGTCGCAGCGCGAACCCAACATCCAGGTGTGGAATGTCAATGTGCGTGGTGACCGCAGTCTGACCCTGCGCCACTTCCAGCACCAGCGCCGCCCGCTGAACGGCAATACCACCGAGGTGCTCAAGCATGTGGCACGCCTGTGGGGGTTCAATGTGCATCTGGAGAGTGTGGACAACGACGGCACCGTGACCCAGACTTGGGATTGCCTGCACGAAAAACGCGTCTGAGCTGACAGAAAAGCGCGCAGGTTACCGACCAAGCCAGCAAGCCCTGACTGGAGTACACCATGCGCCGATTCTTCCTGTTGCTGTTCTGCCTGCCTTGCCTGAGCTGGGCGGGCTCCGGCAATGATGCCTTTAACCATGGCCAGTCCAGGCTGGCCTTGCAGCGCTATCTGCAAGAGGCCAAGGCCGGCAACCCCACCTCCCAGTACAACTACGGCGCCATGCTGGTGAATGGCGATGGAACCCGAGCCAACCCGAAAACCGGCGGCCAGTGGATACGCAAGGCCGCTGAACAAGGGTTTGCCGAAGCCCAGTATCGACTGGGCTGGATGCTGGAGCGCGGGCTGGGCATGAAGAAAGACCTGCCGCA is a genomic window of Leeia aquatica containing:
- a CDS encoding SpoVR family protein, which translates into the protein MSRQPLPAPSEWTFELIERYHEEIARVAAGYKLDTYPNQLEIITSEQMMDAYASVGMPVLYHHWSYGKHFLSTEKSYRRGQMGLAYEIVINSNPCISYLMEENTMPMQALVIAHAAYGHNSFFKGNYLFRTWTDASSIIDYLVYARNYIADCEQRHGIDTVEDLLDSCHALMNYGVDRYKRPQRLSLAQEAARRRDREDYLQSQVNELWRTMPRQAVHEQDTEPRRFPDEPQENLLYFIEKHAPLLEPWQREVVRIVRKVAQYFYPQRQTQVMNEGWATFWHYTILNTLFDEGLVTDAFIMEFLQSHTNVVYQPPVSSRWYSGINPYALGFAMYRDLRRICENPDDEDREWFPDLAGSPWLETLDFAMRNFKDESFISQYLSPRLMRELRLFCVLDDDSRDKLEVSAIHDDQGYRHIRQTLSEHYNLSQREPNIQVWNVNVRGDRSLTLRHFQHQRRPLNGNTTEVLKHVARLWGFNVHLESVDNDGTVTQTWDCLHEKRV